Proteins from a single region of Clupea harengus chromosome 5, Ch_v2.0.2, whole genome shotgun sequence:
- the pfdn5 gene encoding prefoldin subunit 5 — protein MTAVNLTELALPQLEGLKNQLEQETEFLTSSIAQLKVVQTKYVEAKDSLSVLNKNNKGKELLVPLTSSMYVPGTLNDVDNVLVDVGTGYYVEKNVDDTKDFFKRKIDFLTKQIEKIQPALQEKHSMKQAVVEVMSMKLQQLHSQQASTTATIKA, from the exons ATGACGGCAGTGAATCTCACAGAATTGGCTCTCCCTCAGCTTGAGGGGCTGAAAAATCAGCTAGAACAG GAGACAGAGTTCCTGACGTCTTCTATCGCACAGCTTAAAGTTGTGCAAACGAAGTATGTAGAGGCTAAGGACAGTTTGAGTGTActcaacaagaacaacaaag GAAAAGAACTACTTGTTCCTCTCACAAGCTCT ATGTATGTGCCTGGAACGCTGAATGATGTGGACAACGTATTGGTAGATGTGGGAACTGGTTATTATGTAGAAAAG aATGTCGATGACACCAAAGACTTCTTCAAACGAAAAATCGACTTTCTCACCAAGCAGATAGAGAAAATTCAGCCGGCACTGCAGGAGAAACATTCCATGAAGCAag cgGTGGTTGAAGTCATGAGTATGAAACTACAGCAGTTACACAGCCAACAGGCATCGACAACGGCAACCATCAAGGCATAG